One window of the Gavia stellata isolate bGavSte3 chromosome 9, bGavSte3.hap2, whole genome shotgun sequence genome contains the following:
- the RBP4 gene encoding retinol-binding protein 4 isoform X1, translated as MLFSVCCCCRDRMAHRERALPWLLLLALALLGSSMAERDCRISSFKVKENFDKTRYSGTWYAMAKKDPEGLFLQDNVVAQFTVDENGQMSATAKGRVRLFNNWDVCADMIGSFTDTEDPAKFKMKYWGVASFLQKGNDDHWVVDTDYDTYALHYSCRQLNEDGTCADSYSFVFSRDPKGLPPEAQKIVRQRQIDICLDRKYRVIPHNGFCS; from the exons ATGCTATTCTctgtttgctgttgctgcagggacaggatGGCCCACAGGGAGAGagctctgccctggctgctgctgctggcactggccTTGCTGGGCAGCAGCATGGCGGAGCGGGACTGCCGAATAAGCAGCTTCAAAGTCAAGGAGAACTTCGACAAGACCAGG TACAGTGGCACCTGGTATGCCATGGCAAAAAAAGATCCTGAGGGACTGTTTCTGCAGGACAACGTGGTAGCCCAATTCACTGTAGATGAGAATGGACAAATGAGTGCCACTGCAAAGGGCAGAGTCAGACTCTTCAA TAACTGGGATGTCTGTGCTGACATGATTGGCTCTTTCACTGACACAGAGGATCCTGCCAAGTTCAAGATGAAGTACTGGGGTGTTGCctcttttctgcagaaaggaa ATGATGATCACTGGGTGGTGGACACAGATTATGATACGTATGCTCTTCATTACTCCTGCCGCCAACTAAATGAAGACGGCACTTGTGCTGATAGCTATTCCTTTGTGTTCTCCCGGGACCCCAAGGGATTGCCTCCAGAGGCACAGAAAATTGTCAGACAAAGGCAGATAGATATCTGCTTGGACAGAAAATACAGAGTTATCCCTCATAATG GATTTTGCTCTTAA
- the RBP4 gene encoding retinol-binding protein 4 isoform X2 — protein sequence MAHRERALPWLLLLALALLGSSMAERDCRISSFKVKENFDKTRYSGTWYAMAKKDPEGLFLQDNVVAQFTVDENGQMSATAKGRVRLFNNWDVCADMIGSFTDTEDPAKFKMKYWGVASFLQKGNDDHWVVDTDYDTYALHYSCRQLNEDGTCADSYSFVFSRDPKGLPPEAQKIVRQRQIDICLDRKYRVIPHNGFCS from the exons atGGCCCACAGGGAGAGagctctgccctggctgctgctgctggcactggccTTGCTGGGCAGCAGCATGGCGGAGCGGGACTGCCGAATAAGCAGCTTCAAAGTCAAGGAGAACTTCGACAAGACCAGG TACAGTGGCACCTGGTATGCCATGGCAAAAAAAGATCCTGAGGGACTGTTTCTGCAGGACAACGTGGTAGCCCAATTCACTGTAGATGAGAATGGACAAATGAGTGCCACTGCAAAGGGCAGAGTCAGACTCTTCAA TAACTGGGATGTCTGTGCTGACATGATTGGCTCTTTCACTGACACAGAGGATCCTGCCAAGTTCAAGATGAAGTACTGGGGTGTTGCctcttttctgcagaaaggaa ATGATGATCACTGGGTGGTGGACACAGATTATGATACGTATGCTCTTCATTACTCCTGCCGCCAACTAAATGAAGACGGCACTTGTGCTGATAGCTATTCCTTTGTGTTCTCCCGGGACCCCAAGGGATTGCCTCCAGAGGCACAGAAAATTGTCAGACAAAGGCAGATAGATATCTGCTTGGACAGAAAATACAGAGTTATCCCTCATAATG GATTTTGCTCTTAA